A genomic stretch from Helianthus annuus cultivar XRQ/B chromosome 1, HanXRQr2.0-SUNRISE, whole genome shotgun sequence includes:
- the LOC110927897 gene encoding glutamic acid-rich protein-like produces the protein MSKVIFEYLKENIRAETNAKGMICRISKPAYVAPENDKRRHENSDSDNEDEKMSQMIEKKTRWWFVRDGKRKRTPETSPVVPMEPTLKIVVKGPSKEPQQRLVDEQVLDPSSIPQEGIDLAKVTFEQFVQLNEAAVATQKDQSSSVQAESVKATEPEGVVQDDSSEADSESTETESELDPTTLGRGKAKLKKKATKKQKGSDEKDSTYTPSVDEPKKQRAKRKAVQTRVIPRSVRAKKTGATLPKDKDGKKEKHAPEVQTQSVKVPEVEVQKKTGGDDYVEITGFKAATPPPPPPPKEQPIPEDPESSRPKNTLHDDLFGELPHATGVYRDDIPDEDYDMFNNEAVKELTKKVGELEKEKAKGEAKRDALKKQIEELMKVNEEIKMVMIDQDEKLKKMEDNVEDNSKLFDIMQQEISDMNKKLVKMNDINQTLNQMISDLHEASANELKTMKLETEAMKADKVMKDNQLNMLYVVMESHLNIDVHAAFNEIEVKRAEDHRVERERRLAEEATQKKKSVIEETQEARGSSSQVDVEMVDAEADPKGFVLVGKATTLSYDLNDVIRRVLVIQKKKKAKEVLMLKWKDEEEVEEETQKFILIGKPSSVPYSLKEIVRRVKIDESQREVRKARGEIVESDSDMEILGDEDEDEDENDKSDKKDDKDDKDNDDDDQDFLNDEINEQDDDQHQEVSTTGKQHVDQVFLTQPTVIYLNAQNEWELEVPRSRAEMLEELGLDDGKFNFDIEDEIPQSPEREFEFRYAQEADNYNDVIVEEASDSSNEETDFHYSGVDETFPSLAEMFKDHNEDEIRRKIVEKITTEGVPKTIPRENLAKERRKWFKVMPKERKSLRALQYFTHNKDISWGDILSWGYLEDLQVYAIRREQGVQYFEFLSDIKALPWWDVDELVQTKNIKQFYHGLDVKQHDQHLWDYVKQRAKAGYRDLKPHRPKQIVTMLKNGEKDITLDIKPPRCLKNMPLRAMEQDF, from the exons ATAATGAAGATGAAAAGATGAGTCAGATGATTGAGAAGAAAACCAGATGGTGGTTTGTGAGAGACGGAAAGAGGAAAAGAACGCCGGAGACATCCCCTGTAGTTCCTATGGAGCCAACACTGAAGATTGTAGTaaagg GGCCTTCGAAAGAACCACAACAAAGATTGGTGGATGAACAAGTGTTAGATCCATCAAGCATTCCacaagaaggaattgatctggcAAAGGTGACGTTTGAACAATTCGTACAACTCAATGAAGCTGCAGTTGCTACTCAGAAAGATCAAAGTTCAAGTGTTCAAGCTGAAAGTGTCAAAGCTACAGAACCGGAAGGTGTGGTTCAAGATGATTCAAGTGAAGCTGATTCTGAGTCCACTGAGACAGAGTCAGAGCTGGATCCAACAACACTTGGGAGAGGTAAAGCTAAGTTGAAGAAAAAGGCAACCAAGAAGCAAAAAGGATCTGATGAAAAAGATTCCACTTATACACCATCAGTTGATGAACCAAAGAAGCAAAGAGCAAAGCGTAAGGCTGTTCAAACTAGAGTGATTCCTAGGAGTGTACGCGCAAAGAAAACAGGTGCTACACTGCCTAAAGATAAAGATGGAAAGAAGGAAAAACAT GCTCCAGAAGTTCAAACACAAAGTGTTAAAGTGCCTGAGGTTGAAGTTCAAAAGAAAACAGGTGGTGATGATTATGTTGAAATCACAGGGTTCAAGGCAGCtacacctccaccaccacctccaccaaaAGAACAACCAATTCCTGAAGATCCTGAATCCTCAAGACCAAAGAATACACTTCATGATGATTTGTTTGGAGAACTTCCTCATGCAACTGGAGTATATAGAGATGATATTCCAGATGAAGATTATGACATGTTCAACAATGAAGCTGTGAAAGAATTGACGAAGAAAGTTGGTGAACTTGAAAAGGAGAAAGCTAAAGGTGAAGCTAAGCGTGACGCTTTAAAGAAGCAAATTGAGGAGCTGATGAAGGTAAATGAAGAAATTAAGATGGTCATGATAGATCAAGATGAAAAGTTAAAGAAGATGGAAGATAATGTTGAAGATAACTCAAAGCTCTTTGATATCATGCAACAAGAAATTTCTGATATGAATAAAAAGCTGGTAAAGATGAACGATATCAACCAGACATTGAATCAGATGATAAGTGATCTTCATGAAGCTTCAGCAAATGAACTCAAGACGATGAAGTTGGAGACGGAAGCGATGAAGGCAGACAAAGTGATGAAAGATAATCAGCTCAACATGCTATATGTTGTCATGGAAAGTCATCTAAACATTGATGTTCATGCTGCCTTCAATGAGATTGAAGTGAAAAGAGCTGAAGATCACAGAGTTGAACGAGAAAGGCGACTGGCTGAAGAAGCAACACAAAAGAAGAAAAGTGTTATTGAAGAAACTCAAGAAGCTAGAGGTTCTTCAAGCCAAGTTGACGTTGAAATGGTTGATGCTGAAGCAGATCCTAAAGGATTCGTGCTTGTTGGTAAAGCTACTACTCTCTCTTATGATTTAAATGATGTTATTCGCCGAGTACTTGTTattcaaaagaaaaagaaggcaaAAGAAGTGTTGATGTTAAAATGGAAAGATGAGGAAGAAGTAGAGGAAGAGACACAGAAGTTTATTCTTATTGGTAAACCATCTTCAGTACCTTATAGCCTTAAAGAGATTGTTCGCAGAGTTAAAATTGATGAAAGTCAAAGAGAGGTTAGGAAGGCTCGAGGAGAGATTGTTGAAAGTGATTCTGATATGGAAATCTTAGGTgatgaggatgaagatgaagatgaaaatgataagTCTGATAAGAaagatgataaagatgataaggataatgatgatgatgatcagg ATTTTCTGAATGATGAAATCAATGAACAAGACGATGATCAACATCAAGAAGTTTCTACAACAGGAAAGCAGCATGTCGACCAGGTATTCCTCACACAACCTACTGTCATTTATTTGAATgctcaaaatgagtgggagctAGAGGTACCAAGGTCAAGGGCGGAGATGCTAGAAGAGTTGGGGTTAGATGATGGGAAGTTTAATTTTGACATTGAAGATGAGATACCTCAATCACCTGAAAGGGAGTTTGAGTTTAGGTATGCTCAGGAAGCTGATAATTACAACGATGTGATTGTTGAAGAAGCTTCAGATTCCTCTAATGAAGAAACTGATTTTCATTATTCTGGAGTTGATGAGACATTTCCTTCTCTGGCGGAAATGTTCAAAGATCATAATGAAGATGAAATCAGGAGAAAGATAGTTGAAAAGATAACCACTGAAGGTGTTCCAAAGACCATACCCAGAGAGAATCTTGCTAAAGAGAGGAGGAAATGGTTCAAAGTGATGCCGAAGGAGAGGAAGTCTCTTAGGGCACTTCAGTATTTCACTCATAATAAAGATATTTCATGGGGTGATATTTTATCCTGGGGTTATTTAGAGGATCTGCAGGTGTATGCCATTCGACGGGAACAGGGCGTGCAGTATTTTGAGTTTCTGTCAGACATAAAGGCCCTCCCGTGGTGGGATGTTGATGAGCTTGTCCAAACAAAGAACATAAAGCAGTTTTATCATGGATTGGATGTGAAGCAACATGATCAACATTTATGGGATTATGTGAAGCAGCGGGCTAAGGCTGGATATCGTGATTTGAAGCCCCACCGCCCAAAGCAAATTGTCACAATGTTGAAGAACGGAGAGAAAGATATAACTTTGGATATCAAGCCTCCACGGTGTCTAAAGAACATGCCACTTCGTGCTATGGAACAAGATTTCTAA